Within Deltaproteobacteria bacterium RBG_16_64_85, the genomic segment CGAGAAGGAGCCGGGGACGCTCGTCGGCGTGCGGTTGAACTGCCCCATGGTGATCGGCATCGGCGAGGGGGAGACCTTCTTCGCATCGGACCTCCCTCCGCTGCTCTCCAACACCCGGAAAGCCCTCTTCCTGGAGGACGGGGAGATCGTCGTCGCCGGGCCGGCAGGGGTCCGGCTGATCGATTTCGCGGGGAACCTCAAGCACCGCGCCCCGCAGCACATCGACTGGTCCCCCGTGATGGCGGAAAAAGGGGGCTACCGGCACTTCATGTTGAAGGAGATCCACGAACAGCCCCGGGCCATCCTGGATACGCTCGCCGGCCGGATCCTGCCGGAGTCGGGGGAGGTCTTCTTCGAGACCCTCCCGCTGCCGGACGAGCGGCTACGCCGCTTGAAAAAAGTGCTCATCGTGGCCTGCGGGACCTCCTGGCACGCCGGTCTGGTCGGCAAGTTCATGATCGAGGGGCTGGCGCGGCTGCCCGTGGAAGTGGACCTGGGCTCGGAGTACCGGTACCGCGACCCGGTGGTGGAGGAAGAGACCCTCTGCGTCCCCATCTCCCAGTCGGGCGAGACGGCGGACACGCTGGCGGGCCTTCGCGAGGCGAGAGGGAAGGGAGCGATCGCGATCTCCATCTGCAACGTCGTTTCCTCCACGATCGCCCGGGAGTCGGACGGCGTGATCTACACGCACGCCGGGCCCGAGATCGGCGTGGCGTCCACCAAGGCCTTCACGACGCAGCTCGTGGCGCTCTACCTCCTGGCGCTGCATCTTGCGTCCGCGCGCAGGACGCTATCGGAAGCGGAAATCGCAGCGCACCTCCTGGAGGTGAGCGAGCTCCCCCGGAAGATCGAGGAGGTTCTGAAAAAGGAGGCCGCGATCGCGGGCATAGCCCGGAAGTACAAAGACGCGACCGACTTCCTCTACCTGGGCCGAGGGATCTCCTACCCGATCGCGCTGGAAGGGGCGCTCAAGCTGAAAGAAATCTCCTACATCCACGCGGAGGGGTATCCGGCGGGCGAGATGAAGCACGGCCCGATCGCCCTGATCGACGAGCGGATGCCGGTGCTCGTGCTCTGCGCACGGGGCGAGGCCTACGAGAAGACCTTCTCCAACCTGGAAGAGGCGCGCAGCCGCGGAGGGCGGGTGATCGCGGTGGGCACCGAGGGGGACGGGACGCTCGCCGAAACGGCGGAGGACATCCTGTTCCTGCCCCCGTGCTACGGCTACGCCCGGCCGATCCTCGAGGTCGTCCCGCTGCAGCTGCTGGCGTACCACATGGCGTTGCTGAAGGGCACGGACGTCGACCAGCCGAGGAACCTCGCCAAGAGCGTCACGGTGGAATAGGACGGACGCCGCGAAGAAGGAGATCCAAAGAGGGACGGGTCGTTGGGGTTTTCAGGACCCGATGAAAAGTTCGAACTCTCCTTCCCTCTCGCCTCCTTCCGGCCTGGCGTAGGGGACGGGACCGGGGCTTTCCCGGCGCCTCCGGAGAGCCGCGAAGAGGAAGGTCGCGGTTCCCGCGGCAAGCAGTGCAACCAGAAAAAAGCGGCGCGTTTTCACCTTGTTGTTGTCTCCCCACGCGCGGCTTCGCGTCGCCCTGCTCTCAATTCTAAGGGAATCCCCACTCTCCGCCAAGGACAAAGCCGAAGGAACGGAAGTGTTCCCCCACAGGCTTGCGCCGGCCGGGAGAAACATGGTAATCCTAACTTTTCGGGAAAACGGAGTGAAACCCTGTTCCGGCAGGCGAATCTTAAACGGAGCGGAGAATGCCCGCGGAGCGGTTGCTCGACGATAGTGTTCTTCTGGAGGAGCTTCGAAAAGGCACGCCGGAGTCGGTCGAGAACCTGTTCGACCGTTTTCACGCCAAGATCTATAGCCTGGCGATGTCGATCCTCAAGAACGAAAGCGATGCCGAGGAGGCCACCCAGGACGTGTTCCTGACGGTGGTGCAGAAGGCGCACACCTTCAAGGGGAACTCGGCGCTCTACTCGTGGATCTACCGGATCTGCGTGAACACGTGCCTGATGAGGCTCCGCGGGAAGCGAAGGGGCGAGACGGTCTCCATCGAAGAGTTCATGCCGGTGTTCACCGAGGACGGGATGCACGCCAGCCTGATCGACGACTGGAGCAAGGAAGTCGAGCGAAAGGCGCTGGACAAGGAACTGGGGCAGGTGATCCAGCGGTTTACGGGGGACCTCTCGGAGAAATACCGGGTCGTTTTCGTGCTGAGCGACGTCGAGGGGTTGTCCAACGAGGAGACGGCGCAGATCCTCGGGCTGACCGTTCCGGCGGTGAAGTCCCGCCTCCACAGGGCAAGGCTCTACCTCCGGGAGCGGCTGACGAGGTATCTGCGGGAAGGAAAGACGGTCTAGGATGAACTGCAAGGAACTGGTCTACCTGCTGAACGATTACATCGACGGGACGATGGAGGAGCACTTGCGGCAGGAGTTCTCCGTCCATATCGATCTGTGCGAACCCTGTCTGAACTTTCTCAAGACCTACGACAAGACGCGCGTCTTGTGCCGGCAGATCCTGCTGGAAGAGATCCCCGAGGAGGTCCGCAGTCGGCTGAAGACCTTTGTCCTGCAGAAGGCCCGGGAGCACCACCGGGAGATCGAAAAGTACCTGGAGCGGGCGGCCAGGGAGCGCCGCGAACAGGTGGCCGACATCCTCCGGGCCTACCTCGCCAACCAGCTTTCCCCCACCATGGACGTCCTTTTCCGTGCCCACCACGATCGCTGCGAAACGTGCGGGGCGTTCCTGAGGGGCATCGAAGGCGGCAAGGCGATCACCGCGGCTCCCCCCGACATCGAGGAGCACATTGCCGAGTTCCTCGATGCACTTCCTCCGGGGGAAGTTCCCACGCTCCCCTGACATCGGTCTTCTCCCGAATTCCGCTGTCCCCCGCTTTATACTATGATCCATCGACGGGCCGGGTGATTCCTTGGGGGGCGCGAGCCACTTTTTCCCGCCCGCGCTCATCCAAGAAACAGAGGAAACGGATGCGATTTTTCCCTTTCAGCGCGATCGTTGGCCAGGATTTGTTGAAGAAGGGTCTCCTTTCGAACGCGGTGGACCCGTCGATCGGTGGGGTTCTGATCCGCG encodes:
- a CDS encoding glutamine--fructose-6-phosphate aminotransferase, whose protein sequence is MCGIVGYTGPKQCVGILLDGLGKLEYRGYDSAGIAVLDSGGIAIRKSEGKLARLVDLVAREPVAGTCGVGHTRWATHGRPSDANAHPHRAGAVAIVHNGIIENHRTLKKGLNEKGRTFCSETDTEVIAHLLDEYTSAGLSLEEAARRTVSELRGSYAFLAVSEKEPGTLVGVRLNCPMVIGIGEGETFFASDLPPLLSNTRKALFLEDGEIVVAGPAGVRLIDFAGNLKHRAPQHIDWSPVMAEKGGYRHFMLKEIHEQPRAILDTLAGRILPESGEVFFETLPLPDERLRRLKKVLIVACGTSWHAGLVGKFMIEGLARLPVEVDLGSEYRYRDPVVEEETLCVPISQSGETADTLAGLREARGKGAIAISICNVVSSTIARESDGVIYTHAGPEIGVASTKAFTTQLVALYLLALHLASARRTLSEAEIAAHLLEVSELPRKIEEVLKKEAAIAGIARKYKDATDFLYLGRGISYPIALEGALKLKEISYIHAEGYPAGEMKHGPIALIDERMPVLVLCARGEAYEKTFSNLEEARSRGGRVIAVGTEGDGTLAETAEDILFLPPCYGYARPILEVVPLQLLAYHMALLKGTDVDQPRNLAKSVTVE